From Neobacillus sp. PS2-9, the proteins below share one genomic window:
- the galE gene encoding UDP-glucose 4-epimerase GalE: MILVVGGAGYIGSHLVKELVEKEEVVVLDNLSTGHRDAVDSRAIFVKGDLGNEEDLQMVFRSYPIKAVMHFAAYSLVGESVVDPLKYYENNVAATLTLIKVMMKFKVKNFIFSSTAATYGIPEVDLIDETSVTAPINPYGHSKLMVEKILADFSKAYGLNYVVLRYFNAAGAHKSAVIGESHDPETHLIPIVLQQLLGQREKVAVFGTDYETPDGTCIRDYIHVTDLAEAHILALEALLTEKKSAEVYNLGNGLGYSVKEVIETCEKVTGVKANVEMADRRAGDPARLVASSQKIFTELGWKAERNLEQIIADAWNWHQNQQY; the protein is encoded by the coding sequence ATGATTCTCGTTGTTGGCGGAGCTGGTTACATTGGTAGCCATCTTGTGAAGGAGTTAGTAGAAAAAGAAGAGGTCGTTGTGCTTGATAACTTATCGACAGGGCACCGTGACGCTGTTGATAGCCGAGCAATTTTTGTAAAAGGTGACCTTGGTAATGAAGAGGACTTGCAAATGGTCTTTAGAAGCTATCCAATCAAGGCCGTTATGCATTTTGCTGCTTATAGTTTAGTTGGGGAATCAGTAGTGGACCCATTAAAATATTATGAAAATAACGTGGCAGCGACTTTAACTCTGATAAAAGTAATGATGAAATTTAAAGTGAAAAACTTTATTTTTTCTTCTACGGCGGCTACCTACGGAATTCCAGAAGTGGATCTTATTGATGAAACAAGTGTCACTGCACCGATCAATCCTTACGGCCATTCTAAGCTAATGGTAGAAAAGATTCTTGCTGATTTTTCAAAAGCCTACGGATTGAACTATGTGGTTCTTCGCTACTTTAATGCCGCGGGTGCGCATAAATCTGCTGTTATTGGCGAAAGTCATGACCCAGAAACCCACTTGATTCCAATCGTCCTTCAGCAGTTATTAGGACAAAGGGAAAAAGTAGCGGTATTCGGTACCGATTATGAAACTCCTGACGGGACATGTATTCGGGATTATATTCATGTGACTGATTTAGCAGAGGCACATATTCTTGCACTCGAAGCTTTGTTGACAGAGAAGAAATCGGCTGAAGTGTATAACCTTGGCAACGGGCTTGGCTATTCGGTTAAGGAAGTCATTGAAACATGTGAAAAAGTAACCGGAGTGAAGGCGAACGTTGAAATGGCAGACCGCCGGGCAGGTGATCCTGCTAGATTGGTTGCTTCATCACAAAAGATCTTCACCGAGCTAGGCTGGAAAGCAGAACGAAACCTCGAGCAAATCATCGCTGATGCTTGGAATTGGCATCAAAATCAACAATATTAA
- a CDS encoding acyltransferase family protein encodes MKQRVYYMDWLRVIATIMVVSIHVSAWLVGTHLDKTPLSHWMTGNVFESISRASVPLFVMISGALLLGDKRDLSYKEFLQKRISKIAIPLLGWSLIYYSYLVYRGDYFDGFSVKQFLELLITNGISTHLWFMYMILGIYLTTPLIKVFVKGASKKDLKYYLLLWLFASVVVKFIKYHFGLGLNLELFFVTNYVGYFILGYYLANLPLTTKAKYISLVLSVVGILTTFLLTYFDTKRNGGALEEFWYEYYSPNVVVASIGIFLFFRVIVTRTTELPFLFRVLNKVSFGIYLAHILVMQVLSNEIFNPIWNHFHPAIATTVNVMIVITLSGFGSYVLSKVPVLKKLVP; translated from the coding sequence ATGAAACAAAGAGTATATTATATGGACTGGCTTCGTGTGATTGCTACCATTATGGTGGTTTCTATCCATGTTTCTGCCTGGCTTGTGGGAACCCATCTTGATAAAACGCCACTTTCACATTGGATGACAGGTAACGTATTTGAATCGATTTCAAGAGCGTCAGTTCCTCTTTTTGTAATGATTAGTGGAGCCCTGCTTCTTGGCGACAAACGGGACCTTAGCTACAAAGAATTTTTGCAAAAAAGAATTAGCAAAATAGCGATCCCGTTGTTGGGCTGGAGTTTGATTTATTACTCCTACCTGGTTTATCGAGGGGACTATTTTGACGGTTTTTCAGTCAAACAGTTTTTAGAACTGTTGATTACCAATGGAATCAGTACTCATTTATGGTTTATGTATATGATTCTAGGTATCTATTTAACGACTCCATTGATAAAAGTATTTGTAAAGGGTGCCTCTAAAAAAGACTTGAAATACTATCTATTGTTATGGCTGTTTGCTTCGGTGGTTGTGAAATTTATTAAGTACCACTTTGGTTTAGGTCTGAACCTGGAACTTTTCTTCGTAACTAATTATGTTGGCTATTTTATTTTAGGCTATTATTTAGCCAATCTGCCATTAACTACGAAGGCGAAATATATTTCACTAGTGCTTTCAGTTGTAGGTATCCTTACTACCTTCCTTCTTACGTACTTTGATACGAAACGAAATGGAGGAGCTCTTGAGGAATTTTGGTATGAATACTATTCCCCTAATGTGGTAGTAGCATCTATTGGTATATTTTTATTTTTTAGAGTCATTGTAACAAGGACAACAGAATTGCCCTTCCTATTTAGGGTGTTAAACAAAGTTAGTTTTGGTATATACTTAGCCCATATCTTGGTCATGCAAGTGTTATCGAATGAAATATTTAATCCTATTTGGAATCATTTTCATCCTGCCATTGCCACAACGGTAAATGTAATGATTGTCATAACATTAAGTGGGTTCGGTAGCTATGTCTTAAGTAAAGTTCCAGTATTGAAAAAGCTGGTCCCATAA
- a CDS encoding dicarboxylate/amino acid:cation symporter, giving the protein MKSFLKNYRFTLILLLSIIIGGAAGLVFGPKTAVVKPLGDLFLNLMFMIIVPLVFFSIASAIANMNGMKRLGKIMGSIVVVFLVTASIAAILGLAGASIIQPIQHADIASIKEAMNQSSGETDAEKVTFLGQLVATFTVSDFNLLLSRSNMLQLIVFAVLFGISTAMVGEKAKPVTTFLSAATAVIMKMVSIVMYYAPIGLGCYFAAVIGELGPQILEGYARSFVLYLILTVIYYFGFFTLYAFIAGGKDGVKIFWKNAITPSVTALATCSSAACIPVNLATVRRMGVPKDIAETIIPLGANTHKDGSVFGGVLKIVFLFALFGKDLTSISNILSILAVAFLVGAVMGAIPGGGMIGEMLIISVYGFPPETLPIIAVISTIIDAPATLLNSTGNTVCAMLVTRLVEGKNWIKQALMKKGDGEIA; this is encoded by the coding sequence TTGAAATCATTTTTAAAAAATTATCGTTTTACGCTTATTTTATTGTTGTCTATAATCATCGGCGGGGCAGCTGGATTGGTTTTCGGACCGAAGACGGCTGTTGTTAAGCCGTTAGGGGATCTATTTCTTAATTTAATGTTTATGATCATCGTGCCATTAGTGTTTTTTAGCATTGCTTCTGCTATCGCTAATATGAATGGCATGAAACGGTTGGGAAAAATAATGGGCAGTATTGTTGTGGTTTTCTTAGTGACTGCCTCTATTGCTGCTATCCTCGGATTAGCGGGTGCGTCCATTATCCAACCCATTCAGCATGCGGATATAGCTTCGATTAAAGAGGCAATGAACCAATCATCGGGGGAGACGGATGCGGAAAAGGTAACGTTCCTAGGACAACTTGTAGCCACTTTTACTGTCTCTGATTTTAATTTATTGCTATCGAGAAGCAATATGCTGCAGTTGATTGTTTTTGCGGTTCTTTTTGGAATCTCCACGGCGATGGTTGGGGAGAAAGCGAAACCTGTTACTACCTTTTTATCGGCGGCAACAGCTGTCATCATGAAGATGGTTAGCATTGTGATGTACTATGCTCCGATTGGACTGGGCTGTTATTTTGCTGCTGTTATTGGCGAGCTTGGTCCACAAATTTTAGAAGGATACGCTCGTTCGTTTGTCCTTTATTTAATTCTTACCGTGATTTATTATTTCGGCTTCTTCACTCTTTACGCCTTTATTGCAGGTGGTAAGGACGGGGTGAAGATTTTCTGGAAAAATGCCATCACGCCTTCGGTTACCGCGCTAGCGACCTGCTCAAGTGCAGCATGTATTCCTGTCAACTTGGCAACAGTTAGAAGGATGGGCGTACCAAAGGATATCGCAGAAACGATCATCCCTCTTGGAGCCAATACGCATAAAGATGGTTCCGTCTTTGGTGGCGTGCTGAAAATCGTTTTCCTCTTCGCTTTGTTCGGAAAGGATTTAACGAGCATCTCCAATATTTTAAGCATTTTGGCTGTAGCCTTTTTGGTTGGTGCGGTAATGGGAGCGATTCCTGGAGGTGGAATGATTGGTGAAATGCTCATCATCAGCGTATATGGCTTCCCGCCAGAAACCCTGCCAATCATTGCGGTCATCAGTACGATCATTGATGCACCAGCTACCCTGCTGAACTCAACCGGTAATACTGTCTGTGCGATGCTCGTCACACGACTCGTCGAAGGCAAGAACTGGATAAAACAGGCATTAATGAAAAAAGGTGACGGAGAAATCGCCTAA
- a CDS encoding bifunctional diguanylate cyclase/phosphodiesterase, translated as MEYNPTNNKDNKAERWNSVLLKERLNLTLAFSKRYQMSAAVCYLRLHLPLELSQHIDDEIEETLASKILVRLKRTIRDIDTVVKINRTDFVILIADITEHDCQVISERILRSITDTYTIDFHHFSINSNMGICMFPYGAEAPEELQSIAKTAMYEAEEMGDNQFVLYKGELNQAAHRKVLIENDLPYALKKGQLYVQYQPQFHLEKRTIEGVEALIRWNHPSLGDISPVEFIPYADDAGMSHSLFFWMFEEVCKQIQSETERNLKYSINLSVNQLLLSYFLPEITKLIGFYSVSASQITLEITENIEVYTVKKVNDTLRSLKEMGFTMALDDFGNGYFSFSDFIKLPIDFIKLDRHFVFSLLKNKQHEGVIAPIIQMAHNLGLQVIIEGIEDHTQFQVWGNLGCDIIQGYYISKPLTFEVLNGTILEIETRVNDSN; from the coding sequence TTGGAGTATAATCCTACAAATAATAAGGATAACAAGGCTGAACGATGGAATAGTGTATTACTAAAGGAGCGCCTCAACCTAACTCTTGCCTTCAGCAAAAGATATCAAATGTCGGCAGCTGTTTGTTATCTCCGATTACATCTTCCATTAGAGCTATCCCAACATATAGACGACGAGATCGAAGAGACTCTTGCTAGTAAGATCCTAGTGAGATTAAAGCGGACGATTCGGGATATTGATACCGTTGTGAAAATAAATAGAACGGATTTTGTTATTTTGATTGCAGACATCACTGAGCATGATTGTCAGGTCATAAGCGAGAGGATTCTCCGCTCGATAACGGATACTTATACCATCGACTTTCATCATTTTTCCATTAACAGCAATATGGGGATTTGTATGTTTCCGTATGGTGCGGAGGCACCTGAGGAGCTCCAGTCGATTGCCAAAACGGCCATGTATGAAGCAGAGGAGATGGGGGATAATCAATTTGTACTTTACAAGGGGGAATTAAATCAAGCGGCCCACCGGAAAGTGCTCATTGAAAACGATCTTCCGTATGCATTAAAGAAGGGCCAGCTCTATGTCCAATACCAACCGCAGTTTCATCTGGAAAAGAGAACCATCGAGGGAGTAGAAGCGTTAATCCGCTGGAATCATCCAAGTCTTGGAGACATTTCACCGGTTGAATTTATTCCATATGCCGATGATGCGGGCATGAGCCATAGTCTTTTTTTCTGGATGTTCGAAGAGGTATGTAAACAAATTCAAAGTGAAACGGAGAGGAACTTGAAATATTCGATTAATCTGTCCGTGAATCAACTCCTCCTTTCCTATTTTTTACCCGAAATCACTAAGCTGATAGGGTTCTATTCGGTTTCGGCAAGCCAAATTACATTGGAAATTACCGAAAACATTGAGGTTTATACAGTAAAAAAGGTGAATGATACGTTACGCTCTTTGAAAGAAATGGGTTTTACGATGGCTTTAGATGATTTCGGTAACGGCTATTTCTCATTTTCGGACTTTATTAAACTACCCATTGATTTCATTAAGCTGGACCGCCATTTTGTTTTTAGTTTATTGAAAAACAAACAGCATGAAGGTGTCATAGCACCGATTATTCAGATGGCCCATAATCTGGGCTTACAGGTGATTATTGAAGGAATTGAAGATCATACACAGTTTCAGGTCTGGGGAAATCTGGGTTGTGACATTATCCAGGGGTATTATATTAGTAAACCGTTAACATTTGAGGTGCTTAACGGTACAATCCTTGAGATAGAAACAAGAGTTAATGATAGTAATTGA
- a CDS encoding YitT family protein, producing the protein MRKTWKDILLILVGALIFAIGVNFFTIPNRLSEGGILGITIIAHYLFDWSPGVVNFVLNIVLLAIGYKFFDKRTMFYTLFTIGACSSLLFLTEDLGRQLTKDTFLASVFAGLLVGVGLGLIFRAGGTSGGSTILARLANQLLGWSIGKAMLIIDIIVVACSVFIIGLEKSMYTLLIVYIGAKAIDFIVEGLDERVAVLIISNSPELVLENITGKMSRGLTVLDGRGGYSGQNKEVLYIVINKQEIVQLKSIIRDIDQNAYVTIHNVHEMMGKGYKAG; encoded by the coding sequence ATGAGAAAAACATGGAAAGATATTCTGCTTATTTTAGTCGGCGCACTTATTTTTGCCATAGGGGTCAACTTTTTCACCATTCCGAATCGGTTGTCTGAAGGTGGAATCTTAGGGATCACAATTATTGCCCACTATTTATTTGATTGGTCGCCGGGTGTGGTGAACTTTGTTTTAAATATTGTCCTGTTAGCAATCGGTTATAAGTTTTTTGATAAAAGAACCATGTTCTATACCTTATTTACAATTGGCGCCTGCTCCAGTTTGTTGTTTCTGACGGAGGATTTAGGAAGGCAACTGACTAAGGATACCTTTTTGGCTTCCGTGTTTGCGGGGTTATTGGTCGGTGTCGGTCTGGGCTTGATTTTCCGCGCTGGGGGAACCTCAGGGGGTTCCACCATTTTAGCAAGATTGGCAAACCAGCTGCTAGGTTGGAGCATTGGGAAGGCGATGCTCATTATTGATATCATTGTAGTAGCGTGTTCGGTATTTATTATTGGTCTTGAGAAGTCGATGTACACGTTACTAATCGTGTATATTGGGGCGAAAGCGATTGATTTCATTGTTGAGGGATTGGATGAACGGGTGGCTGTATTAATTATCTCCAATTCACCAGAACTCGTTTTGGAGAATATTACGGGTAAAATGTCACGGGGCTTAACTGTGCTAGACGGTCGCGGCGGCTACTCCGGGCAAAACAAAGAAGTCCTCTACATCGTTATTAACAAACAAGAAATCGTCCAGCTAAAAAGCATCATCCGCGACATCGACCAAAACGCTTACGTCACCATCCACAACGTCCACGAAATGATGGGCAAGGGCTACAAAGCGGGTTAG
- a CDS encoding histidine kinase codes for MFVLVMFLGVLMPIVGFVVLVMLGLLDQELDVLELENIKVRLEKELKESEYRQLSERIQPHFLFNALNAFLSLSRIGRHQDMTEGLEQFSLFLRYRYQDHEVLVPFSTELDHTKNYLAVQQLRFGQRLTVTYEINSTLLDSKIPPYTLQTLVENAFKHGLEKKAGDKQLTIVFEREGNWVSLKVFDNGPDRILEPAYWKGTGLHNIEKRFQLIFDLPSTIRLSETKDGRTLAHAYWPYLPGDD; via the coding sequence GTGTTTGTACTGGTGATGTTTCTTGGTGTGTTAATGCCCATCGTCGGGTTCGTCGTTTTAGTGATGCTGGGATTGCTCGACCAGGAGCTGGATGTCCTAGAACTAGAGAATATTAAGGTCCGACTGGAAAAAGAGCTGAAGGAGAGTGAGTACCGGCAATTGTCAGAGCGGATTCAGCCACACTTCTTATTTAATGCCTTAAATGCATTTTTATCTTTAAGTAGAATTGGCCGACATCAAGATATGACAGAAGGACTTGAACAGTTTTCGCTGTTTCTGCGCTACCGGTATCAGGATCATGAAGTGCTTGTTCCTTTTTCAACGGAGTTAGACCACACGAAAAACTATTTAGCTGTCCAACAGTTGCGTTTCGGACAACGGTTAACCGTTACCTACGAGATAAATTCAACGTTGCTTGACAGTAAGATTCCTCCATACACCCTGCAAACACTTGTGGAAAATGCCTTCAAGCATGGACTTGAGAAAAAGGCGGGGGACAAGCAATTGACGATTGTGTTTGAGCGGGAAGGGAATTGGGTGTCCTTAAAAGTGTTTGATAACGGTCCTGACCGAATACTTGAGCCTGCTTACTGGAAGGGAACAGGGCTACATAATATTGAAAAAAGGTTTCAACTCATTTTCGATCTGCCGTCGACGATTCGTTTATCAGAAACGAAGGATGGGCGGACATTAGCCCATGCCTATTGGCCATACTTACCTGGAGATGATTGA
- a CDS encoding response regulator: MNILLVDDEYLEIEQLRFLIHRKYPLWNIFSAEDSVSAWKITEQESIHLAFIDIRMPGEDGLTLSKRLKEKQSGIEIVIVSAHQDFSYAKRAIQAEVMDYLVKPVIEQELLAVIEKYLEVNKHAVAKSAHVQYVIKKIELHFSGKLSLQEIADEIPVSASYLSHLFSEEIGSTFQEYLLTYRIHQAKKLIISKADWSMSRIAEATGFSSQHHFSNIFKKVEGMTPSMYKEKRG, from the coding sequence ATGAACATCCTACTTGTTGATGATGAATACTTGGAAATTGAACAGCTACGCTTTCTCATCCACCGTAAATATCCATTATGGAATATCTTTTCAGCAGAGGATAGCGTATCTGCATGGAAAATAACGGAGCAGGAAAGCATTCATCTGGCCTTTATTGATATTCGGATGCCAGGGGAGGACGGTTTGACTCTGTCCAAGCGATTAAAGGAAAAACAAAGTGGCATTGAGATTGTCATTGTTTCTGCACATCAGGATTTTTCCTATGCCAAAAGGGCCATTCAAGCAGAAGTCATGGATTACCTGGTGAAGCCTGTTATTGAACAGGAATTATTAGCGGTAATTGAAAAGTACCTTGAGGTCAATAAACATGCAGTAGCAAAATCTGCACATGTTCAATATGTGATCAAGAAAATCGAACTCCATTTTTCTGGAAAATTAAGTCTTCAGGAGATTGCAGATGAAATACCGGTGAGTGCCTCCTACCTGAGCCATTTATTCTCAGAGGAAATCGGCTCGACCTTTCAGGAGTATCTCTTAACATACCGAATCCACCAGGCAAAAAAGCTAATCATAAGTAAAGCGGACTGGAGTATGAGCAGAATTGCCGAAGCTACCGGATTCTCAAGCCAGCATCATTTTAGCAATATTTTTAAAAAAGTAGAGGGCATGACGCCGAGTATGTACAAGGAAAAACGGGGATGA
- a CDS encoding acetamidase/formamidase family protein encodes MVQTLEKQQYFYAFSKENKVGLRVPSGAQVVVETFDCFQDQIQSTETEFNAIDWNQINPATGAIFVEGAQPGDVLKVRIDNIELGDSGVLATGPGLGVMGHRIDEFTVKMVPIVDGKAVFNERVKLPLNPMIGVIGVAPEGEPVPCGTPGAHGGNMDTKLITTGATLYFPVFQEGALFGLGDLHAAMGDGEIGVSGIEIPGKVTVTLEVLKGKSIPFPFLENEEGTAVIVSKGTLDEAAKSAVEIFVDTLLPHTDLTLAELTMLFSAAGEVQVSQIVDPLLTARFVVPKSILEAYDVKLFG; translated from the coding sequence ATGGTACAAACGCTGGAAAAACAACAGTATTTCTATGCTTTTAGTAAAGAGAACAAGGTCGGATTACGTGTACCGTCTGGGGCACAGGTGGTAGTTGAAACTTTTGATTGCTTTCAGGACCAAATTCAATCAACGGAGACGGAATTTAATGCGATTGATTGGAATCAAATTAATCCAGCCACGGGAGCGATTTTTGTAGAAGGAGCACAACCTGGGGACGTTTTAAAAGTTAGAATAGACAACATTGAGCTTGGTGATAGCGGCGTACTAGCTACCGGACCGGGACTGGGCGTTATGGGGCACCGAATTGATGAGTTCACCGTCAAGATGGTTCCGATTGTTGATGGAAAAGCGGTGTTTAATGAGCGAGTAAAGCTGCCATTAAATCCAATGATCGGTGTGATTGGGGTTGCACCTGAAGGGGAACCCGTTCCATGTGGGACACCGGGTGCACATGGCGGCAATATGGATACCAAGTTAATTACAACGGGAGCGACACTTTATTTTCCTGTATTCCAAGAGGGTGCGTTGTTTGGCCTTGGAGATTTACATGCCGCAATGGGTGATGGAGAAATCGGCGTATCGGGCATTGAGATTCCTGGGAAAGTAACGGTTACTTTAGAAGTGTTGAAGGGGAAATCCATTCCGTTCCCGTTTCTTGAAAATGAAGAAGGTACTGCAGTCATTGTATCCAAGGGGACGCTTGATGAAGCGGCAAAATCAGCTGTGGAAATTTTTGTTGATACCCTGCTTCCGCATACCGACTTGACGCTGGCTGAACTGACGATGCTTTTCAGTGCTGCAGGAGAGGTTCAGGTTTCGCAAATTGTTGACCCACTTCTAACTGCAAGATTTGTCGTACCAAAATCCATTCTCGAAGCTTACGATGTGAAGCTTTTCGGATAG
- a CDS encoding APC family permease codes for MEPVVPTKQQSNAQGGQTNVEQFGYKQELKRALTFWDLLIYGLVFMVPIAPFGIYGYVAQGSNGMVALAYLVGMVGMIFSALSYARMSEAFPIAGSVYSYAQRGINEHVGFFAGWVILLDYILIPALLYLVSAAALHDMAPEIPIWIWLVAFIGINTVINFFGIEFTAKANKVIVALELIVLVVFVVAAIIAITKGVNGAEFNFKPLYDKEHFSMSAVMGAVSIAVLSFLGFDAISTLAEETKGGKKVVGRAIIFSLLVVGVLFIIQTWVAALIWPDYASFENADVAFYQIAEIAGGPWLKWTTILATALAWGIADALVAQAAISRILYSMARDKKLPKILSKVHPKYQTPYVSTFLVATISLVVTIGFASQINSLTSLVNFGALTAFLFLHLSVINYFVRKQKSKDYLNHLVFPLIGFVIIGYVWFNLDPTSKKLGFVWMAIGIIYMIYLKLAKKDSTLNVE; via the coding sequence ATGGAACCAGTCGTACCAACAAAACAACAGTCAAATGCACAAGGTGGACAGACAAATGTAGAACAATTCGGTTATAAACAGGAATTAAAACGTGCATTAACCTTTTGGGATTTGCTCATTTATGGTCTTGTATTCATGGTGCCGATTGCTCCGTTCGGAATTTATGGGTATGTTGCCCAGGGATCTAACGGAATGGTCGCCCTTGCCTATTTGGTAGGAATGGTCGGAATGATATTTTCTGCGTTAAGTTATGCAAGGATGTCTGAGGCGTTTCCGATTGCTGGCTCAGTTTATTCCTATGCGCAGCGCGGAATCAACGAGCACGTGGGCTTTTTTGCAGGATGGGTTATTTTATTGGATTATATTTTAATACCCGCTTTGTTATATTTAGTCAGTGCCGCAGCCTTACATGACATGGCACCAGAAATTCCGATTTGGATTTGGTTGGTTGCGTTTATTGGGATTAACACAGTGATTAACTTTTTCGGGATCGAATTTACAGCTAAAGCCAACAAAGTTATTGTGGCGCTTGAATTAATTGTCCTTGTGGTTTTTGTCGTTGCTGCCATTATCGCGATTACAAAAGGAGTAAATGGAGCAGAATTTAATTTTAAGCCATTATATGATAAAGAGCATTTCAGCATGAGTGCCGTTATGGGGGCTGTTTCCATTGCGGTGTTAAGCTTCCTTGGATTTGACGCGATTTCGACGTTAGCAGAGGAAACAAAGGGCGGCAAGAAAGTCGTTGGCCGTGCCATTATTTTCTCGTTGTTAGTGGTGGGAGTATTGTTCATCATCCAGACATGGGTGGCCGCATTAATTTGGCCGGATTATGCTTCATTTGAAAATGCCGATGTTGCGTTCTATCAAATTGCTGAAATTGCCGGAGGTCCATGGTTAAAATGGACAACGATTTTAGCCACAGCCCTTGCTTGGGGAATTGCCGATGCATTGGTGGCCCAAGCTGCAATTTCTCGTATTTTATACAGTATGGCTCGCGATAAAAAGCTGCCGAAGATTCTTTCGAAGGTTCATCCGAAGTATCAAACACCGTATGTTAGTACGTTTCTTGTTGCTACCATTTCTCTTGTGGTGACGATTGGATTTGCGTCACAGATTAATAGTCTTACTTCACTTGTGAATTTTGGTGCCTTGACTGCTTTCTTATTCTTGCATTTGTCGGTTATTAATTATTTTGTCCGTAAGCAAAAAAGTAAAGATTACTTGAATCACCTTGTGTTCCCGTTGATTGGCTTTGTTATTATCGGATACGTGTGGTTCAACCTTGATCCAACCTCGAAGAAGCTTGGCTTCGTCTGGATGGCAATCGGAATTATCTATATGATTTACTTGAAGCTCGCGAAAAAGGATTCTACTTTGAATGTGGAATAG